The Neoarius graeffei isolate fNeoGra1 chromosome 7, fNeoGra1.pri, whole genome shotgun sequence genome includes a region encoding these proteins:
- the soul2 gene encoding heme-binding protein soul2 yields the protein MNLRFCLLFMASLWLGRCWEAPGFCHDYDCPVYTLVKAYESFEERSYAASRWITTDVESTKEDSIRGGIWKLYEFMQGENEEGRKITMTRPVLVSVKNQGNVSISLFISADVVLPQPNDKTIKNKNMPAATVYVREFDGFASETDALENMETLKADLQAAGKPFDDTRFEAVGYDGPFVLINRHNEIWIYAD from the exons ATGAATTTGCGGTTTTGCCTTCTATTCATGGCTTCTCTCTGGCTTGGAAGATGTTGGGAAGCACCTGGGTTTTGTCATGATTATGACTGTCCAGTTTATACTCTCGTAAAAGCATATGAG AGTTTTGAGGAGCGTTCTTATGCTGCAAGTCGGTGGATTACAACAGATGTTGAAAGCACCAAAGAAGATAGTATCCGAGGGGGTATTTGGAAACTCTATGAATTCATGCAAGGGGAAAACGAGGAAG GAAGGAAAATTACTATGACCAGGCCGGTATTGGTGTCAGTCAAGAATCAGGGTAATGTGTCGATATCCTTGTTCATCAGCGCAGATGTTGTCCTCCCTCAACCTAATGATAAGACCATCAAGAATAAAAACATGCCTGCGGCAACAGTGTATGTTAG GGAATTTGATGGATTTGCATCTGAGACTGATGCCTTGGAGAATATGGAGACACTGAAAGCGGACCTGCAGGCTGCAGGGAAACCATTTGATGACACAAGGTTTGAGGCGGTTGGGTATGATGGTCCATTTGTCTTGATCAACAGGCACAATGAAATATGGATCTATGCTGACTAA
- the ccdc85a gene encoding coiled-coil domain-containing protein 85A — MEKPAQAQLQSGAAKSSESCTEDLSKVTDQELLKWSKDELVRRLRKAEAEKMSAIVEHGNLIREVNRRLQQHLNEIRGLKEVNQKLQEDNQELRDLCCFLDDDRQKGKKVSREWQRLGRYSAGIMRKEVTLYLQKLKELEQKQEEVLKENLELRELCLMLDEEKGSGGAGGSLSTGAPAGCRNSIDSQSSLSHASAPGPGLLRDVGDGSSTSSAGSTDSPDHLTHKQQLLAGPAGGSLEHVHKPRAGEEMPVPEQLSRRRSTSPEYGTNTFPQVCRPRCGSFSSPDHKGMRGLSPEKLGKRGSPEQFSKHLPVSSQPPGSPDLFQKHRTSIGSLCGSPEPKQILSGTPEHLQKGRVIAGSPEMLRHQYSGSPDHGKFGSPGREVAQRRSGAEELSPHHRSIYSGMNALLSAGCCTTSCRSVKLWDSFDAS, encoded by the exons ATGGAGAAGCCGGCTCAAGCCCAGCTGCAGTCAGGTGCAGCCAAGAGCTCGGAGAGCTGTACCGAGGATTTGTCCAAAGTCACAGACCAGGAGCTCCTGAAGTGGAGTAAAGACGAGCTGGTGCGGCGGCTGCGCAAAGCCGAGGCTGAAAAGATGAGCGCCATAGTGGAGCATGGAAACCTGATCCGAGAGGTGAACCGCAGGCTCCAGCAGCACCTGAACGAGATCCGGGGACTGAAG GAGGTGAATCAGAAACTGCAAGAGGATAACCAGGAGTTGCGTGACCTTTGCTGCTTCTTGGACGATGATCGGCAGAAGGGGAAGAAGGTGTCAAGGGAGTGGCAGCGCCTTGGCCGCTACAGTGCAGGCATTATGCGTAAGGAGGTGACCCTGTAcctgcagaagctgaaggagctggagcagaagCAGGAGGAGGTGCTGAAAGAAAACCTGGAGCTGAGGGAGCTGTGTCTCATGCTGGATGAGGAAAAGGGCTCTGGAGGCGCAGGAGGCTCGCTGAGCACTGGAGCTCCAGCAGGCTGCAGGAACTCTATTGACAGCCAGAGCAGCCTGTCACATGCTAGCGCACCTGGGCCAGGGTTGCTGAGGGACGTTGGGGATGGGAGTAGCACCTCCAGCGCAGGCAGCACTGACAGCCCTGATCATCTGACACACAAGCAGCAGCTGCTGGCTGGTCCAGCCGGAGGCAGTCTTGAGCATGTGCACAAACCCCGGGCAGGGGAGGAGATGCCAGTTCCAGAGCAGCTCAGTCGCAGAAGGAGCACAAGTCCAGAGTATGGCACCAACACCTTTCCTCAAGTGTGCCGGCCTCGCTGCGGCTCCTTCTCTAGTCCTGACCACAAGGGCATGCGAGGTCTCAGTCCCGAAAAGCTTGGTAAAAGAGGCAGTCCAGAGCAGTTTTCAAAGCACTTGCCAGTGTCTTCTCAGCCTCCTGGTAGCCCTGACCTCTTTCAGAAGCACAGGACAAGCATCGGGAGTCTATGTGGCAGTCCAGAGCCTAAACAGATACTGTCAGGGACTCCCGAACATCTGCAGAAGGGTCGTGTGATTGCAGGAAGCCCTGAGATGCTAAGGCACCAGTACAGTGGCAGTCCAGATCATGGCAAGTTTGGCAGCCCTGGGCGAGAAGTGGCACAAAGAAGGTCAGGAGCAGAGGAGCTGTCACCACATCACCGGAGCATCTACAGTGGTATGAATG